Proteins encoded by one window of Emticicia oligotrophica DSM 17448:
- a CDS encoding LysM peptidoglycan-binding domain-containing protein — MKESEVPVDFKFLMVYNKFQSTVEKTTLLESSVFWCLDKAKASDVDLLVNERLDERKHLIASTKGAALCIKRNQVLYRNWGATLFSHLADKKVLSMLEVNKKWAENSFVVLDSPAYSAILQFLAYKLAIEREFPAYKPTDPKIIYEYPYSKGKTLNKISLDLKVEPETLLEYNKWLNTDKVPDTDCNVLVVVPSSRYTEVRTLAELTGKIGLPAKDLGFPILKREENNIKTRNKGGVFYVINDIAGLQADMCDIPVTMAYKAGISIEKFLEYNDIKETEPLRVGQVYYIQSKAGKASVPFHVVREGETLWDISQMYGVKLANLLDYNRFETIQKLQRGRVIWLQTTRPKNKPVEYIEMPEENSEVLENLVVEIKNSEKDIVTPNLSKEENNTIEEFQEKTILPTEVTKTLTNKETENTKIPSTKEFKKENLKSVSLPKVSENKTASTNEELDESRKNTSIKPNLAPQKADFEDEKLFKKHIVKKGETLFKIATNYRVEVSELWLWNSLTSTIVLPGVTLKIKSSK, encoded by the coding sequence TTGAAAGAAAGCGAAGTGCCAGTTGACTTCAAGTTTTTAATGGTTTACAACAAATTTCAATCAACAGTTGAAAAAACGACTTTACTAGAGTCAAGTGTTTTTTGGTGCTTAGATAAGGCTAAAGCAAGCGATGTTGATTTACTCGTTAATGAGAGATTAGATGAAAGAAAACATTTAATTGCTTCTACAAAAGGTGCGGCATTGTGTATTAAACGAAATCAAGTGCTATACAGGAATTGGGGTGCTACACTATTCTCCCATCTTGCTGACAAAAAAGTTCTATCCATGCTGGAAGTCAATAAAAAATGGGCTGAAAATTCATTTGTAGTGCTTGATAGTCCAGCTTATTCCGCAATTTTGCAGTTTTTGGCATATAAATTAGCTATTGAAAGGGAATTTCCTGCTTATAAACCAACAGACCCAAAAATTATTTATGAATATCCTTACAGCAAAGGAAAGACTTTAAATAAAATTTCTTTGGATTTAAAAGTAGAGCCAGAGACACTTCTCGAATACAATAAATGGTTGAATACTGACAAAGTACCTGATACAGATTGTAACGTGTTGGTTGTAGTGCCTTCGAGTAGGTACACAGAAGTAAGAACATTAGCTGAATTAACTGGAAAAATTGGTTTACCCGCCAAAGACCTCGGCTTTCCCATCTTGAAGAGAGAGGAAAATAATATCAAAACCAGAAATAAAGGAGGGGTCTTCTATGTAATCAACGACATCGCAGGACTTCAAGCTGATATGTGTGATATTCCGGTAACGATGGCTTATAAAGCAGGTATTTCGATTGAAAAATTCTTAGAGTACAATGATATAAAAGAAACGGAACCACTGAGAGTTGGTCAAGTATATTATATTCAATCCAAGGCTGGTAAGGCAAGTGTTCCTTTTCATGTGGTAAGAGAAGGAGAAACATTATGGGATATTTCTCAGATGTATGGAGTTAAATTAGCAAATTTATTAGACTACAATAGATTTGAAACAATTCAAAAGTTACAAAGGGGAAGGGTAATTTGGTTGCAAACTACAAGACCAAAAAATAAACCAGTGGAGTATATTGAAATGCCTGAAGAAAATAGCGAAGTTTTAGAAAATTTAGTTGTTGAAATAAAAAATTCAGAAAAAGATATTGTTACTCCAAACCTGTCTAAAGAAGAAAACAATACAATTGAAGAATTTCAAGAAAAAACAATATTGCCAACCGAAGTTACAAAAACTCTAACTAACAAGGAAACAGAGAATACTAAGATTCCTTCAACAAAGGAATTTAAGAAAGAAAATCTGAAAAGTGTATCTTTGCCCAAGGTTTCTGAAAATAAAACAGCCAGCACTAATGAAGAACTTGATGAAAGTAGAAAGAATACATCAATTAAACCTAATTTAGCCCCTCAAAAAGCAGACTTCGAGGACGAAAAACTCTTTAAAAAACATATTGTAAAAAAAGGGGAAACTCTTTTTAAAATTGCCACAAACTATCGAGTAGAAGTTAGTGAGTTGTGGTTATGGAATAGTCTAACAAGTACCATTGTACTTCCTGGAGTAACTTTAAAAATCAAATCAAGTAAATAA